A genome region from Streptomyces sp. S4.7 includes the following:
- a CDS encoding tetratricopeptide repeat protein: MDTSTYYDFGTAAERWGRAQQFFEAQEYVTAAGILEGLVAEVPEQVAPRLLLARAYYHSARLRKAETELLAVLERDPVEQYARLMLGRTLERQGRATDAGPHLRMAAALAGEFPDSV, translated from the coding sequence GTGGACACCAGCACGTACTACGACTTCGGAACCGCCGCCGAGCGCTGGGGACGCGCCCAGCAGTTCTTCGAGGCGCAGGAGTACGTCACGGCGGCCGGCATCCTCGAAGGGCTCGTGGCGGAGGTCCCCGAGCAGGTCGCGCCGCGGCTGCTGCTCGCCCGGGCGTACTACCACTCCGCCCGGCTCCGGAAGGCCGAGACGGAGCTGCTCGCCGTTCTGGAGCGCGACCCCGTCGAGCAGTACGCGCGCCTGATGCTGGGACGCACGCTGGAGCGGCAGGGGCGGGCCACCGACGCCGGTCCGCACCTGCGGATGGCCGCCGCGCTGGCGGGAGAGTTCCCCGACAGCGTCTGA
- a CDS encoding VOC family protein, whose product MTSVTFSLVALDCQNPAALAEFYQGVLGGEISHDYEDWWVLREPGGARIAFQRAPGHRAPDWPRADSDSRQAHLDFEVADMAAAQEKVLALGATALDLDDDGGKRGFRVYADPAGHPFCLCRTA is encoded by the coding sequence GTGACGAGTGTGACGTTCTCTCTGGTGGCGCTGGACTGTCAGAACCCGGCGGCCCTCGCCGAGTTCTACCAAGGCGTGCTCGGCGGGGAGATCAGCCACGACTACGAGGACTGGTGGGTGCTGCGCGAACCGGGCGGTGCCCGGATCGCCTTCCAGCGGGCCCCCGGCCACCGCGCCCCGGACTGGCCGCGCGCGGACTCCGACTCGCGGCAGGCGCACCTCGACTTCGAGGTGGCCGATATGGCGGCCGCGCAGGAGAAGGTGCTGGCGCTCGGCGCCACCGCTCTCGATCTCGATGACGACGGGGGTAAACGTGGCTTCCGGGTGTACGCGGATCCGGCCGGTCATCCCTTCTGCCTCTGCCGGACCGCCTGA
- a CDS encoding ATP-binding protein, giving the protein MTIPLGRYYEVELHASPERVSQIRRIVAAHLRHWNLDPQVDPVCSGIDELLTNVHRHVGEGSKCAVELRWTGRYLTAAVSDNGPELPRLSSAGGGGLARLASLSDSWGTCGTVEGKVVWFTRSVEAPQNVLRLPTLPVGGTDAAAKEPVPALTPVPAFAPFLATA; this is encoded by the coding sequence ATGACGATTCCACTCGGCCGCTACTACGAGGTGGAATTGCACGCCTCTCCGGAGCGCGTATCGCAGATCCGGCGCATTGTCGCCGCACACCTTCGACACTGGAATCTCGACCCGCAAGTCGACCCGGTCTGCTCGGGCATCGACGAACTGCTGACCAATGTCCACCGTCATGTCGGTGAGGGCAGCAAGTGCGCGGTCGAACTCCGCTGGACCGGCCGGTATCTCACGGCCGCCGTCTCGGACAACGGACCCGAGCTGCCCCGGCTGTCCTCGGCCGGTGGCGGCGGACTCGCCCGCCTCGCCTCACTGAGCGACAGCTGGGGTACCTGTGGGACGGTGGAAGGCAAGGTCGTCTGGTTCACCAGGAGCGTGGAGGCGCCGCAGAACGTCCTGCGGCTGCCCACCCTCCCGGTGGGCGGGACCGACGCGGCGGCGAAGGAGCCGGTTCCGGCACTGACGCCGGTACCGGCGTTCGCACCGTTCCTGGCCACGGCCTGA
- the ligD gene encoding non-homologous end-joining DNA ligase, which translates to MSSTRGARSADSAPAGGESVRAGGRTVRVHRPDKVLFPAAGGGVDLTKADLAEYYRSVARYMLPELRGRPLMLERHPDGLDGPRFMQKNIPGNYPDWARRAEMAKKGGTVTHPVCDDTATLVHLADQASITFHRWLSREDRPDFPDRLVFDLDPAEDDFEPVRDAALLLGELLGEVGLPATLMTTGSKGLHVIVRLDGAEGYDEVRGFATDVARVLAARAPDRLTTEQRTDARGGRLYLDVQRNAYAQTAVAPFSVRPREGAPVATPISWDQLEDPEVNARRWTVTNVLEQARTRPWSGVPARGRALGPARRRLDALSP; encoded by the coding sequence ATGAGCAGCACCCGAGGAGCCCGCTCGGCGGACTCCGCTCCGGCGGGCGGGGAAAGCGTCCGGGCGGGCGGCCGGACCGTACGTGTCCACCGGCCGGACAAGGTCCTCTTCCCCGCCGCGGGCGGCGGCGTCGACCTCACGAAGGCGGATCTGGCCGAGTACTACCGCTCCGTCGCCCGGTACATGCTGCCTGAACTCAGAGGCAGACCACTGATGTTGGAGCGGCATCCGGACGGACTCGACGGACCCCGCTTCATGCAGAAGAACATTCCCGGCAACTACCCCGACTGGGCGCGGCGGGCCGAGATGGCGAAGAAGGGCGGGACCGTCACGCACCCGGTGTGCGACGACACCGCGACGCTCGTCCACCTCGCCGACCAGGCGAGCATCACCTTCCACCGCTGGCTGTCACGGGAGGACCGCCCGGACTTCCCGGACCGGCTGGTGTTCGATCTCGACCCGGCCGAGGACGACTTCGAGCCCGTACGCGACGCCGCGCTGCTGCTCGGCGAACTGCTCGGCGAGGTGGGACTGCCGGCCACGCTGATGACGACCGGGTCCAAGGGGCTGCACGTGATCGTCAGGCTGGACGGAGCCGAGGGATACGACGAGGTACGGGGCTTCGCCACCGACGTGGCGCGCGTACTGGCGGCCCGTGCGCCGGACCGGCTGACCACGGAGCAGCGCACGGACGCCCGTGGCGGCCGGCTCTATCTGGACGTCCAGCGCAACGCGTACGCGCAGACGGCGGTCGCGCCCTTCTCGGTACGCCCGAGAGAGGGCGCTCCGGTCGCGACACCCATCAGCTGGGACCAGTTGGAGGACCCCGAGGTCAACGCGCGGCGCTGGACGGTCACGAACGTACTGGAGCAGGCGCGCACCCGCCCCTGGTCCGGAGTTCCGGCCAGGGGCAGGGCGCTCGGCCCGGCGCGGCGGAGGCTGGACGCCCTGTCCCCGTAG
- a CDS encoding excinuclease ABC subunit UvrA — MNIPAADSHNVIQVRGARENNLREVSLDIPKRRLTVFTGVSGSGKSSLVFGTIAAESQRLINETYTAFIQSFMPSMGRPDVDSLHNLSAAIVVDQERMGANSRSTVGTATDAYTMLRIIFSRLGTPHIGTSTAFSFNAAEGMCAECEGIGQVSKIDIDQLVNRELSLNEGAITVPGFQVDAWYWQIMVASGFYDPDKKLKDFTPEEWEVFLHRTATKVKVGSNNMTYEGLVTKVNRTILVKDRDSMQAPVRAFVDRAVVFAECPSCGGSRLSAAALSSQVNGVNIAECSAMQISDLAEYVRKIDDAGVAPLLGNLRDLLESLVEIGLGYLSLDRVSSSLSGGEAQRVKMVRHLGSSLTDATYIFDEPTIGLHPHDIRRMNDLLLRLRDKGNTVLVVEHKPEVIAIADHVVDLGPGAGTAGGQICYTGDVAGLRASGTLTGRHLEHRARLRESVREPDGQLSIEGADLHNLKNVSVGIPTGVLSVITGVAGSGKSSLIHGYLSNRDGVVVADQSPIRGSRRSNPATYTGLLSPIRTAFAKANGVKAALFSANSEGACPNCNGLGLVYTDLAMMAGVASVCEECEGKRFTPQVLTYRLNGKNISEVLSMSVAEAYDYFPGGQAHAILGRLNDVGLSYLRLGQPLNTLSGGERQRLKLAIQMAEKSSVYILDEPTTGLHMADVDKLLALLDRLVEAGNTVIVIEHHQAVMAHADWLVDLGPGGGHDGGQVVFTGTPADLVAHSDTVTARHLREYVGTNA, encoded by the coding sequence GTGAACATCCCAGCCGCCGACAGTCACAACGTGATCCAGGTCCGCGGGGCCCGCGAGAACAACCTGAGGGAGGTCTCGCTCGACATCCCCAAGCGCCGGCTCACGGTCTTCACCGGCGTCTCGGGATCCGGCAAGTCCTCGCTGGTCTTCGGTACGATCGCCGCCGAGTCGCAGCGCCTCATCAACGAGACGTACACGGCGTTCATCCAGTCGTTCATGCCGAGCATGGGCCGGCCCGACGTCGACTCGCTGCACAACCTGAGCGCCGCGATCGTGGTCGACCAGGAGCGGATGGGCGCCAACTCCCGTTCCACGGTGGGTACTGCGACCGACGCGTACACCATGCTGCGGATCATCTTCAGCCGGCTCGGCACCCCGCACATCGGGACCTCGACCGCCTTCAGCTTCAACGCGGCCGAAGGCATGTGCGCGGAGTGCGAGGGGATCGGCCAGGTCTCGAAGATCGACATCGACCAGCTCGTGAACCGTGAACTCTCCCTGAACGAGGGCGCGATCACCGTCCCCGGCTTCCAGGTCGACGCCTGGTACTGGCAGATCATGGTCGCCTCCGGCTTCTACGACCCGGACAAGAAGCTCAAGGACTTCACCCCCGAGGAGTGGGAGGTCTTCCTCCACAGGACCGCGACCAAGGTCAAGGTCGGCTCCAACAACATGACGTACGAGGGGCTCGTCACCAAGGTCAACCGGACGATCCTGGTCAAGGACCGCGATTCCATGCAGGCGCCGGTCAGGGCGTTCGTGGACCGGGCCGTGGTCTTCGCCGAGTGCCCGTCCTGCGGTGGCAGCCGGCTGAGCGCCGCCGCGCTCTCCTCGCAGGTCAACGGCGTGAACATCGCGGAGTGTTCGGCGATGCAGATCAGTGATCTGGCCGAGTACGTACGGAAGATCGACGACGCGGGCGTGGCACCGCTGCTCGGCAATCTGCGGGATCTCCTGGAGTCGCTCGTCGAGATCGGTCTCGGCTATCTGAGCCTGGACCGCGTCTCGTCCTCGCTCTCCGGCGGTGAGGCGCAGCGCGTGAAGATGGTGCGGCATCTCGGCTCCAGCCTCACCGACGCCACGTACATCTTCGACGAGCCGACGATCGGGCTGCACCCGCACGACATCCGGCGGATGAACGATCTGCTGCTGCGGCTGCGGGACAAGGGCAACACGGTGCTGGTGGTGGAGCACAAGCCCGAGGTCATCGCGATAGCCGATCATGTGGTGGATCTGGGTCCCGGCGCCGGTACGGCGGGCGGACAGATCTGCTACACGGGGGACGTGGCGGGCCTGCGCGCCTCGGGCACGCTGACCGGGCGGCATCTCGAACACCGGGCGCGGCTGCGGGAGTCGGTGCGTGAGCCGGACGGACAGCTGTCGATCGAGGGCGCCGATCTGCACAACCTCAAGAATGTGAGCGTCGGCATCCCGACCGGTGTGCTGAGCGTGATCACCGGGGTCGCGGGGTCGGGGAAGTCCTCACTGATCCACGGCTACCTCTCCAACAGGGACGGCGTGGTGGTGGCGGACCAGTCGCCGATCCGGGGTTCGCGGCGGAGCAACCCGGCGACGTACACAGGTCTGTTGAGCCCCATCCGTACCGCCTTCGCCAAGGCCAACGGGGTCAAGGCGGCGCTTTTCAGCGCGAATTCGGAGGGTGCCTGCCCCAACTGCAACGGGCTCGGGCTCGTCTACACCGACCTCGCGATGATGGCGGGCGTCGCCTCGGTCTGTGAGGAGTGCGAGGGCAAGCGGTTCACTCCGCAGGTGCTCACCTACCGGCTGAACGGCAAGAACATCAGCGAGGTGCTCTCCATGTCGGTCGCGGAGGCGTACGACTACTTCCCCGGCGGGCAGGCTCACGCGATCCTCGGCCGGCTCAACGACGTGGGGCTGAGCTATCTGCGGCTCGGACAGCCCCTGAACACCCTGTCGGGCGGTGAGCGGCAGCGGCTGAAGCTGGCGATCCAGATGGCGGAGAAGTCGTCCGTCTACATCCTGGACGAGCCGACGACCGGGCTGCACATGGCGGACGTGGACAAGCTGCTCGCGCTGCTCGACCGGCTGGTGGAAGCGGGCAACACGGTGATCGTGATCGAGCACCACCAGGCGGTGATGGCCCACGCGGACTGGCTGGTCGACCTCGGGCCGGGCGGCGGCCACGACGGCGGGCAGGTCGTCTTCACCGGTACGCCGGCCGATCTGGTGGCGCACTCGGACACGGTCACGGCGCGGCATCTGCGGGAGTACGTCGGTACAAACGCGTAG
- a CDS encoding pirin family protein, producing the protein MSNLDRQATLSVCGGRGFVVAEPVRELLSPRHVKLGESTEVRRLLPNLGRRMVGAWAFVDHYGPDDIADEPGMQVPPHPHMGLQTVSWLHDGEVLHRDSLGSLQTVRPRELGLMTSGRAISHSEESPRPHARLLHGAQLWVALPDAHRGVDPHFQYHADLPEVTAPGLTATVILGTLDGATSPGTTYSPLVGADLTLTPGTDARLPLDPDFEYAVLAMSGEARVDGVPVPAGSMLYLGRGRTELLLRTDSPAGLMLLGGEPFEEEIVMWWNFIGRSHEEIEVARKDWMEGPRFGEVTGYDGTRLPAPELPPVALKPRGRVR; encoded by the coding sequence ATGAGCAATCTTGATCGTCAGGCGACGCTCTCCGTCTGCGGCGGCCGCGGCTTCGTCGTCGCCGAGCCGGTGCGTGAACTCCTCAGCCCCCGTCACGTCAAGCTCGGCGAGTCCACCGAGGTACGCCGACTGCTGCCCAACCTCGGGCGCCGCATGGTCGGCGCGTGGGCCTTCGTCGATCACTACGGCCCCGACGACATCGCCGACGAGCCCGGCATGCAGGTGCCGCCCCATCCGCACATGGGACTCCAGACGGTCAGCTGGCTCCACGACGGCGAGGTCCTGCACCGCGACAGCCTGGGCAGCCTCCAGACCGTACGCCCCCGGGAGCTGGGCCTCATGACCTCGGGCCGGGCGATCAGCCACTCCGAGGAGAGCCCCCGCCCCCACGCCCGGCTCCTGCACGGCGCCCAACTGTGGGTCGCGCTCCCCGACGCCCACCGCGGCGTGGACCCGCACTTCCAGTACCACGCGGACCTCCCCGAGGTCACGGCCCCGGGCCTGACGGCCACCGTCATCCTCGGCACCCTGGACGGCGCCACCTCCCCGGGCACGACGTACTCGCCCTTGGTCGGCGCCGACCTGACGCTCACCCCGGGCACGGACGCACGGCTGCCCCTCGACCCGGACTTCGAGTACGCGGTGCTGGCGATGTCCGGCGAGGCGCGGGTCGACGGCGTCCCGGTCCCGGCGGGCTCGATGCTCTACCTCGGCCGCGGCCGCACGGAACTCCTCCTCCGCACGGACTCACCGGCGGGCCTGATGCTGCTGGGCGGCGAGCCGTTCGAGGAGGAGATCGTGATGTGGTGGAACTTCATCGGGCGTTCACATGAGGAGATTGAGGTGGCACGCAAGGACTGGATGGAGGGCCCCCGCTTCGGCGAAGTGACGGGTTACGACGGCACCCGCCTCCCCGCCCCGGAACTCCCGCCGGTAGCCCTGAAGCCACGCGGCCGGGTGCGCTGA
- a CDS encoding MFS transporter — protein MLLSIPGGAWADRRTNRRGAMIVADIGRFAAVVSLPLAYAFGALTMAHLYVAAFAVGSLTVLFRVCNHHVYASVVAAERYVDGNALLSGSRSVAALAGPSTGGALVQALSAPFALLMDALTYLVSAVCLGRIRSQEAPPASRGEGGLAGGLRWVTAHRTPALLLAGVATLSLCQTLTTTLFVLYGTTELSLSPGAIGAVFAVFGLGGLAGAYAAPRVVRRIGIGPAIVTGFLCFSLPLLLVPLADGPAAWVIAALAAAYLGAGCGVAVLDISANSYLIAVIPPTLRSRVMGVVQTANFGVRPIGAVLAGTLGTALGLRTTLWIGTAGAVLSVLWVLASRLHRVRELPELPAHQARAEDVERALWQAVRDHGPPLRTSVPYDEPRGMVCAGESHRIECMFDSSEERLKALRFLRNVQVRHLDQTDRWIADEERRAAEQARRRPPPPPPDWALERGKRALPVLVHTAQCWEPFFMQAITREQALEALTRGGVPPCARCEPDKALGVLD, from the coding sequence TTGCTGCTGTCGATCCCCGGCGGGGCGTGGGCGGACCGGCGGACGAACCGGCGCGGAGCAATGATCGTCGCGGACATCGGGCGGTTCGCCGCCGTCGTCTCCCTGCCGCTGGCGTACGCGTTCGGCGCGCTGACGATGGCTCACCTGTATGTGGCGGCGTTCGCCGTCGGGTCACTGACCGTGCTGTTCCGGGTCTGCAATCACCACGTGTACGCGTCCGTGGTCGCCGCGGAGAGGTATGTGGACGGCAACGCCCTGCTCTCCGGGAGCAGGTCGGTGGCCGCGCTCGCCGGACCGAGCACGGGCGGAGCGCTGGTGCAGGCACTGTCGGCGCCGTTCGCCCTGCTGATGGACGCCCTGACCTATCTGGTGTCGGCGGTCTGTCTGGGACGTATCAGGTCGCAGGAGGCGCCGCCCGCCTCTCGCGGTGAGGGCGGCCTGGCGGGCGGACTGCGGTGGGTGACGGCGCACCGCACCCCGGCCCTGCTGCTGGCGGGAGTCGCCACGCTGAGCCTGTGCCAGACCCTCACGACGACGCTTTTCGTTCTTTACGGGACCACCGAGTTGTCACTGAGCCCCGGAGCGATCGGCGCGGTGTTTGCCGTGTTCGGGCTCGGCGGCCTGGCCGGCGCGTACGCCGCCCCGCGCGTGGTGCGGCGGATCGGCATCGGCCCGGCCATCGTGACCGGCTTCCTGTGCTTCAGCCTGCCCCTGCTGCTGGTGCCGCTGGCCGACGGCCCGGCTGCGTGGGTGATCGCAGCGCTGGCCGCCGCCTACCTCGGCGCCGGCTGCGGAGTCGCGGTCCTGGACATCTCCGCCAACAGCTACCTGATCGCCGTCATCCCGCCCACGCTGCGCTCCCGCGTCATGGGCGTGGTGCAGACGGCCAACTTCGGGGTGCGCCCGATCGGCGCGGTGCTGGCCGGCACGCTGGGCACCGCGCTCGGCCTGCGGACCACCCTGTGGATCGGCACGGCGGGTGCCGTGCTGAGCGTGCTGTGGGTTCTCGCGTCCCGGCTGCATCGCGTCCGGGAACTGCCCGAACTCCCCGCGCACCAGGCGCGAGCGGAAGACGTTGAACGTGCTCTCTGGCAGGCCGTGCGAGACCATGGCCCTCCTCTCCGCACCTCCGTGCCGTACGACGAGCCGAGGGGCATGGTCTGCGCGGGTGAATCACATAGAATCGAATGCATGTTTGATTCATCGGAGGAGCGACTCAAGGCGCTCCGATTCCTGCGCAACGTCCAGGTCAGGCACCTGGATCAGACGGACCGGTGGATCGCGGACGAGGAGCGGCGGGCCGCGGAGCAGGCCCGGCGACGGCCGCCTCCGCCCCCGCCCGACTGGGCACTCGAACGCGGGAAGCGCGCTCTTCCCGTGCTGGTCCACACCGCGCAATGCTGGGAGCCCTTCTTCATGCAGGCGATCACCCGGGAGCAGGCGCTCGAGGCGCTCACGCGTGGCGGGGTGCCGCCCTGTGCGCGATGCGAGCCGGACAAGGCGCTCGGTGTGCTGGACTGA
- a CDS encoding cation diffusion facilitator family transporter, with amino-acid sequence MTILVALAANIVIAVAKAIGGLISGSPALLSEAAHSVADSVNEVFLLTALHRSRRPADRRHPFGYGKERYFWSLLAAVGIFVMGGCFSFYQGYNALVTDDGESPSGYTAGLIVLGVALVAEGSSLLRALHQLRKQKGSAKDPAVRTVVAEDATAVLGVLLAMAGMVLHLVTGEVVWEAGASFGIGLLLVYVAYRLGSEARVQLVGESVDPELRGRIASLLDAQPEIDNVAQLLTMRLGMDSALIAARIDLVPGLDSEEIELICVRIKRSVAGTWPEADHVFLDITEAPPETSRTGGT; translated from the coding sequence ATCACCATCCTCGTGGCCCTCGCCGCGAACATCGTCATCGCCGTCGCGAAGGCGATCGGCGGTCTCATCTCGGGGTCGCCCGCGCTTCTCTCGGAAGCCGCGCACTCCGTGGCCGACAGCGTCAACGAGGTCTTCCTGCTCACCGCCCTGCACCGCAGCCGGCGCCCGGCAGACCGCCGTCACCCCTTCGGATACGGCAAGGAGCGCTACTTCTGGTCGCTCCTGGCGGCCGTGGGGATCTTCGTCATGGGCGGCTGTTTCTCCTTCTACCAGGGCTACAACGCCCTGGTCACGGACGACGGGGAGAGCCCCAGCGGCTATACGGCCGGCCTGATCGTCCTCGGCGTGGCCCTGGTGGCCGAGGGCAGTTCGCTGCTGCGCGCCCTGCATCAGCTGCGCAAGCAGAAGGGCAGCGCCAAGGACCCCGCCGTACGGACCGTCGTCGCCGAGGACGCGACCGCCGTGCTCGGTGTGCTGCTCGCGATGGCGGGCATGGTGCTGCATCTGGTCACCGGCGAGGTGGTGTGGGAGGCGGGCGCGTCCTTCGGCATCGGTCTGCTGCTGGTGTACGTGGCGTACCGGCTCGGCTCCGAGGCGCGCGTCCAGCTCGTCGGTGAGTCCGTCGATCCCGAACTGCGCGGCCGGATCGCCTCGCTCCTCGACGCCCAGCCCGAGATCGACAACGTCGCCCAGCTGCTGACCATGCGGCTCGGCATGGACTCGGCGCTCATCGCGGCGCGGATCGATCTGGTGCCGGGGCTCGACAGCGAGGAGATCGAGCTGATCTGCGTACGTATCAAGCGTTCCGTGGCCGGGACCTGGCCGGAGGCCGACCATGTCTTCCTCGACATCACGGAGGCACCACCGGAGACCTCTCGGACCGGCGGTACGTAG
- a CDS encoding WhiB family transcriptional regulator, which yields MWEWLRDAACAHADPELFFPVGDSGPAAEQAERAKEVCHSCPVERQCLEWALNTGRTSGVWGGTDDEERRRLRRNGRRRVPAPRGRQSQASGPGGTRRPRSH from the coding sequence GTGTGGGAATGGCTGCGGGACGCGGCCTGCGCGCACGCAGATCCCGAACTCTTCTTCCCGGTGGGGGATTCCGGTCCCGCCGCCGAACAGGCGGAGCGCGCCAAGGAGGTGTGCCACAGCTGCCCGGTGGAGAGGCAGTGCCTCGAATGGGCGCTCAACACCGGTCGTACATCCGGGGTTTGGGGCGGCACGGATGACGAGGAACGCCGCCGGCTGCGGCGCAACGGCCGACGTCGGGTGCCCGCGCCGCGCGGCAGGCAGTCGCAGGCGTCGGGGCCGGGCGGCACGCGCCGTCCTCGCAGCCACTGA
- a CDS encoding VOC family protein codes for MAPRHPVFGAPCWASLLARDLADTQSFYGAVLGWTFRPAKLGDQFVVAESDGVPVASIGALAPALQVAVAWTPYFVVSDVDATAARIRERSATVAVGPLAFEMGRAALAADRDGAVFGFWEGEPLPDATAKLGGPPFRLELRTYDAIAAAIFYGEVLKWAEDGTGTIDVSYEQDRVVLRTGRGAGHVVARIGSGGIEAAADPHLRPRWHVSFAVDGVKAIRAAAETAEAMGGAVVAAEKTAYKDGEQVTLRDPDGGLFTLTDR; via the coding sequence ATGGCACCGAGGCATCCTGTGTTCGGGGCGCCGTGCTGGGCGAGCCTGCTTGCCCGCGATCTCGCGGACACGCAGAGCTTCTACGGTGCCGTACTCGGCTGGACCTTCCGCCCCGCCAAGCTCGGCGACCAGTTCGTCGTGGCGGAGTCCGACGGTGTACCCGTCGCGAGCATCGGCGCGCTGGCCCCCGCGCTCCAGGTCGCGGTGGCCTGGACGCCGTACTTCGTGGTGAGCGACGTGGACGCGACGGCCGCCCGCATCAGGGAGCGCAGCGCAACGGTCGCCGTGGGCCCCCTGGCCTTCGAGATGGGGCGGGCGGCGCTCGCCGCCGACCGGGACGGTGCCGTCTTCGGCTTCTGGGAGGGTGAGCCGCTGCCCGACGCCACAGCCAAGCTCGGCGGCCCCCCTTTCCGCCTGGAACTGCGGACCTATGACGCCATCGCTGCGGCGATCTTCTACGGCGAGGTGCTGAAGTGGGCCGAGGACGGGACGGGCACCATCGACGTCAGCTACGAGCAGGACCGCGTCGTGCTCCGTACGGGGCGGGGCGCGGGGCACGTCGTGGCGCGAATAGGCAGCGGTGGCATCGAGGCGGCGGCGGACCCCCATCTGCGCCCGCGGTGGCATGTGTCGTTCGCCGTGGACGGTGTGAAGGCGATCAGGGCGGCGGCCGAGACCGCCGAGGCGATGGGCGGCGCCGTGGTCGCGGCGGAGAAGACCGCGTACAAGGACGGGGAGCAGGTGACGCTGCGGGATCCCGACGGCGGTCTCTTCACCCTGACGGACCGCTGA
- a CDS encoding magnesium and cobalt transport protein CorA has translation MIRRPRRAVRRGYRSTVDLSHPARSPLGSAVVNCVVYEDGIRQPGDCPADEAVRRVRRSGRGFVWIGLHEPDEAEFKGLADLFGLHPLAVEDAVHAHQRPKVESYDGALFAVFKTCRYVEDEVLTATSEVVDTGELMVFTGQDFVITIRHGRHGSLGPLRERLEASPERLAMGTSSVLHAIADQVVDDCLAVADAVQDDVDRVESEVFNESAGRAGRGDAGRIYQLKRELLELKRAVAPLDRPLGALANRALPGVTADARPYFRDVADHLARLTDQIAAFDNLLDSILQAHLAQVTVAQNEDMRKITAWAAIVAVPTTVCGIYGMNFEHMPGLGWTYGYPAVVALMATACYVLHRSFRRNGWL, from the coding sequence ATGATCCGTCGCCCCCGCCGGGCGGTGCGGCGCGGCTACCGCAGCACCGTCGACCTCAGCCATCCGGCCCGGTCACCGCTCGGCAGCGCCGTCGTGAACTGCGTGGTCTACGAGGACGGCATACGGCAGCCGGGCGACTGCCCGGCCGATGAAGCCGTGCGACGGGTCCGCAGGTCCGGCAGGGGCTTCGTCTGGATCGGTCTGCACGAGCCGGACGAAGCCGAGTTCAAGGGCCTCGCCGACCTGTTCGGGCTCCATCCGCTCGCCGTCGAGGACGCCGTGCACGCGCATCAGCGGCCGAAGGTCGAGAGTTACGACGGGGCGCTGTTCGCGGTCTTCAAGACCTGCCGTTACGTGGAGGACGAAGTGCTCACCGCGACCAGTGAAGTGGTGGACACGGGCGAGTTGATGGTCTTCACGGGGCAGGACTTCGTGATCACGATCAGGCACGGCAGGCACGGTTCGCTCGGACCCCTCAGGGAGCGGCTGGAGGCCTCGCCCGAGCGGCTGGCCATGGGTACGTCGTCCGTGCTGCACGCGATCGCGGACCAGGTGGTCGACGACTGTCTCGCCGTCGCCGACGCCGTCCAGGACGACGTCGACCGTGTCGAGAGCGAGGTCTTCAACGAATCGGCGGGCCGGGCGGGCCGGGGTGACGCCGGGCGCATCTACCAGCTCAAGCGCGAACTGCTGGAGCTGAAGCGGGCCGTGGCGCCGCTGGACCGGCCGCTCGGCGCGCTGGCCAACCGGGCGCTGCCGGGTGTCACGGCCGACGCACGGCCGTACTTCCGCGACGTCGCCGACCATCTGGCCCGGCTGACCGATCAGATCGCCGCGTTCGACAATCTGCTGGACTCCATCCTCCAGGCGCATCTCGCGCAGGTGACCGTCGCGCAGAACGAGGACATGCGCAAGATCACCGCGTGGGCGGCGATCGTCGCCGTGCCGACGACGGTCTGCGGGATCTACGGGATGAACTTCGAGCACATGCCCGGTCTGGGATGGACGTACGGCTATCCGGCCGTCGTCGCTCTCATGGCGACGGCCTGCTACGTCCTTCACCGGAGCTTCCGCCGCAACGGCTGGCTGTAG